In Nicotiana tabacum cultivar K326 chromosome 19, ASM71507v2, whole genome shotgun sequence, one DNA window encodes the following:
- the LOC107762842 gene encoding uncharacterized protein LOC107762842, with product MNFFKSILSDDPYPDPPIPKKPQESTPEQSHKTPDNDVDVDPDHTPDSAADGSDGSVWSFGGLFKTLSTRSESVLETYRKDLQEFGSGLKKETELFREVASRAVKDLPNSIEVIDGVIKSTAEIISQGKDSLLASSDDVEPETPDQNRVLNSTRYSRFESQLINIQNDPNTFCLEPEDLEEYKKWKLSFDLKEKNEEVENLIGKIGSLEGIYKRVVPNEVDHETFWYRYFYRVYKLEQQESVRAKLVKRAISIDDDDEELSWDVDDDDDNEQESNAKSKVDEQRKEGSSVIESSVDDVKKLASAENESANKDSANVAKEVSPDKSEPSKEDSTNVVKQAAHSDESKTLSSATVGRKEENQSNADGAGKSHVVESSGNSEDSKKEDSEVTSLSKEGNSEYSKKEDSEVTSLSKEEGNSEDSKKEDSEVTSLSKKEGNSEDSKKEDPEVTSLDKKEERAAIGSEGKGDKDESGKGGDVSIVSSHKTGADEEDLDWAEIEDIEGNDDKKATSHAASSNRADLRKRLSVEEDDEDLSWDIEDDD from the coding sequence ATGAATTTCTTCAAATCTATATTATCTGACGATCCGTATCCGGACCCCCCAATACCCAAAAAGCCCCAAGAATCTACACCTGAACAATCACACAAAACCCCTGACAATGACGTCGACGTTGACCCGGATCACACACCCGATTCAGCTGCCGACGGTAGTGACGGCAGTGTTTGGAGCTTCGGAGGTCTGTTCAAGACGTTGTCAACTCGATCCGAATCAGTGCTCGAGACGTACCGCAAGGATCTACAGGAATTCGGATCCGGGTTGAAAAAAGAAACCGAATTGTTCCGTGAAGTAGCTAGTCGGGCCGTTAAGGATCTTCCTAATTCTATCGAGGTTATTGACGGCGTCATCAAATCTACGGCTGAGATTATTTCACAAGGTAAAGATTCCCTTTTAGCATCCTCTGATGATGTTGAACCCGAAACCCCTGATCAAAATCGGGTCTTGAACTCGACCCGGTACAGTCGGTTCGAATCTCAATTGATTAATATCCAAAATGACCCAAACACATTCTGTTTGGAGCCCGAGGATTTAGAGGAGTACAAGAAGTGGAAATTAAGTTTTGATTTGAAGGAGAAAAATGAGGAAGTTGAGAACTTGATTGGAAAAATTGGATCTTTAGAAGGTATCTACAAAAGGGTTGTGCCTAATGAAGTTGATCATGAGACGTTTTGGTATCGTTATTTTTATAGAGTGTACAAGCTTGAGCAGCAAGAGAGTGTTAGAGCTAAGCTTGTGAAGAGAGCAATATctatagatgatgatgatgaagaattGTCTtgggatgttgatgatgatgatgataatgaacAAGAGAGCAATGCCAAATCGAAAGTTGATGAGCAGAGAAAAGAGGGTTCATCTGTTATTGAAAGCTCCGTTGATGATGTAAAGAAATTGGCTTCGGCTGAGAATGAATCTGCTAATAAGGACTCGGCTAATGTTGCAAAGGAAGTGTCTCCGGATAAAAGTGAACCAAGCAAAGAGGATTCAACCAATGTTGTTAAACAGGCCGCTCATAGTGATGAATCAAAAACTTTAAGTTCAGCTACTGTTGGTAGGAAAGAAGAGAATCAGTCTAATGCAGATGGTGCTGGCAAGAGCCATGTCGTAGAATCGAGTGGGAATAGCGAAGATAGTAAGAAAGAGGACTCTgaagttacttctttgagtaagGAGGGGAATAGCGAATATAGTAAGAAAGAGGACTCTgaagttacttctttgagtaagGAGGAGGGGAATAGCGAAGATAGTAAGAAAGAGGACTCTgaagttacttctttgagtaagAAGGAGGGGAATAGCGAAGATAGTAAGAAAGAAGACCCTGAAGTTACTTCTCTGGATAAAAAGGAGGAGAGGGCGGCAATAGGTTCAGAGGGGAAAGGTGATAAGGATGAATCTGGTAAAGGTGGTGATGTCTCTATAGTGTCAAGTCACAAGACGGGGGCTGATGAGGAGGACTTGGATTGGGCTGAGATTGAGGACATTGAGGGTAATGACGACAAAAAGGCAACTTCTCATGCTGCAAGTTCCAATAGAGCTGATCTGAGGAAGAGGCTTAGTGTTGAAGAggatgatgaggatttgagttGGGACATTGAAGATGATGATTAG